A section of the Methanosphaera cuniculi genome encodes:
- the gatA gene encoding Asp-tRNA(Asn)/Glu-tRNA(Gln) amidotransferase subunit GatA: MKIIEKVEAIKQQELSATENLETMYETIQEKNDDINAFVEIDLPRAQRTAENIDRRIKTGEKTGKLAGLVIGIKCNINVMDSTISAASPTLKEYLGSYNATVIERIMKEDGIIIGLTNMDEFAAGSSTETSMYGPTKNPSAEGRIPGGSSGGSAAAIAADMCDIALGSDTGGSIRNPASHCGVMGFKPTYGYVSRQGLLDLAMSLDQIGPFAKDTTGLALMLDTITGYDQYDPTTFEGKPDDFMPETSNTSLNGMTVGIVDEFMDVTDDKINAQVNKKIDDMISLGAQVKELSFDDISLGLPTYYLINYVEFFSATRKYDGREYGERIEEVCGPEVARRLEIGSYISQKEFSGKYYKKALQARSLILNDFQKLLNDVDIIAGPTVPKLPHKIGEEISTMDMYSYDVLTVIANITGIPASSMNAGKVDGIPVGLQLQAKPKDDHKILSTMSALENQ, encoded by the coding sequence ATGAAAATAATAGAAAAAGTTGAAGCAATAAAACAACAAGAACTTAGTGCAACAGAAAATCTTGAAACAATGTATGAAACAATTCAAGAAAAAAACGATGATATAAACGCATTTGTAGAAATAGACCTGCCAAGAGCACAAAGAACAGCAGAAAATATAGACCGTAGAATAAAAACTGGTGAAAAAACAGGAAAACTAGCAGGACTTGTTATAGGAATAAAATGTAATATCAATGTAATGGACTCAACAATATCAGCAGCATCACCAACACTAAAAGAATACCTGGGAAGCTACAATGCAACAGTAATCGAACGTATAATGAAAGAAGATGGAATAATCATAGGTCTAACAAACATGGATGAATTTGCAGCAGGAAGCTCAACTGAAACATCAATGTATGGACCAACTAAAAATCCAAGTGCAGAAGGAAGAATCCCAGGAGGATCAAGTGGAGGATCAGCAGCAGCAATAGCAGCAGACATGTGTGATATAGCACTAGGATCAGACACAGGAGGATCTATCAGAAACCCAGCATCACACTGTGGAGTAATGGGATTTAAACCAACTTATGGATATGTATCACGTCAAGGACTACTAGATCTTGCAATGAGTCTTGATCAAATAGGACCATTTGCAAAAGATACAACAGGACTAGCATTAATGCTTGATACAATAACAGGATACGACCAATATGATCCTACAACATTTGAAGGAAAACCAGATGACTTCATGCCAGAAACAAGTAACACTTCATTAAATGGAATGACAGTAGGAATAGTAGATGAATTCATGGACGTAACTGATGATAAAATAAATGCACAAGTAAACAAAAAAATCGATGATATGATATCACTAGGAGCTCAAGTAAAAGAACTATCATTTGATGACATATCACTAGGACTACCAACATACTATCTAATTAACTATGTAGAATTCTTCTCAGCAACAAGAAAATACGATGGACGAGAATATGGAGAAAGAATAGAAGAAGTATGTGGACCTGAAGTAGCACGTCGTCTTGAAATTGGATCATACATAAGCCAAAAAGAATTCAGTGGAAAATACTACAAAAAAGCACTTCAAGCAAGATCACTCATACTAAATGACTTCCAAAAACTACTAAATGATGTAGACATAATAGCAGGACCAACAGTACCAAAACTACCACACAAAATAGGTGAAGAAATAAGCACAATGGATATGTACTCATACGATGTACTAACAGTAATAGCAAACATTACAGGAATACCAGCAAGTAGCATGAATGCAGGAAAAGTAGATGGAATACCAGTAGGACTACAACTCCAAGCAAAACCAAAAGATGACCACAAAATACTAAGCACAATGAGTGCACTCGAAAATCAATAA
- the tfrA gene encoding fumarate reductase (CoM/CoB) subunit TfrA, with amino-acid sequence MQIKEYTTDVLVIGSGGAGCKCGIIASKKGEDVIIVSKGLSFKSGCTVLAEGGYNAVFGYVDDEDSLQLHIQDTLKGGAFLNDLMLVHTLVTHSPDELIKLEAYGSLFDRQEDGRLAQRPFGGQSYRRTCFKGDETGHEMMLGLKQEVIRENIQIQDEVMITKLLYDTDHTKIVGAMGISLQDSSIIIYHAKATVIATGGCGWLYPVTSNAMQKTGDGIMIAYDAGANVMDMEMVQFHPTGMLSPKSRRGVLITEAVRGEGGHLINSEGERFMTNYDPRGELATRDIVARAIYTEIQEGRGTPEGGVYLSVTHLPDEQVHTKLHTMVQQFKDIGVDITKEPMVVAPTAHHFMGGIKIDTECKTNIPNLFAAGEATSGVHGANRLGGNALADTQVFGNIAGESAAKCAKNTTLLMPDEKQVEDEIKRIKDLRCDGIYRPSDIKKELEEIMWKYVAIIRSEEGLLKAQECLDELDEKTKDMKVPSFDEFNEELIIALELKNMINLSRLIVKSASLRKESRGAHYRLDYPDKNDMEFLKSFILNKDDPEFKTIKRGLFDD; translated from the coding sequence ATGCAAATTAAAGAATATACAACTGATGTACTAGTAATAGGATCTGGAGGAGCCGGATGTAAATGTGGAATTATTGCAAGTAAAAAAGGTGAAGATGTAATAATAGTATCAAAAGGACTAAGTTTTAAATCTGGATGTACAGTACTAGCAGAAGGAGGATACAATGCAGTATTTGGATATGTGGATGATGAAGACTCACTACAACTACACATCCAAGACACACTAAAAGGTGGAGCATTTCTAAATGATTTAATGCTTGTACATACTCTTGTAACACACTCACCTGATGAACTAATAAAACTAGAAGCATACGGATCACTATTTGACAGACAAGAAGATGGAAGACTAGCACAAAGACCATTTGGAGGACAAAGCTATCGTAGAACCTGTTTTAAAGGAGATGAAACAGGACATGAAATGATGCTAGGATTAAAACAGGAAGTAATTCGTGAAAACATCCAAATACAAGATGAAGTAATGATAACTAAACTACTATATGATACAGATCATACAAAAATAGTAGGAGCAATGGGAATATCACTACAAGATAGTAGCATCATAATATACCATGCAAAAGCAACAGTAATAGCAACTGGAGGATGTGGATGGCTATATCCTGTAACATCAAATGCAATGCAAAAAACTGGTGATGGAATAATGATAGCATATGATGCCGGTGCAAATGTAATGGACATGGAAATGGTACAATTCCATCCAACTGGAATGCTATCACCAAAATCCCGTAGAGGAGTACTAATTACAGAAGCAGTAAGAGGTGAAGGAGGACACCTAATAAACAGTGAAGGTGAACGCTTCATGACAAACTATGATCCACGAGGAGAACTAGCAACACGTGACATAGTAGCTCGTGCAATATATACAGAAATTCAAGAAGGACGAGGAACACCAGAAGGAGGAGTATACCTATCTGTAACACACTTACCAGATGAACAAGTACATACAAAACTTCATACAATGGTTCAACAATTTAAAGACATAGGTGTAGATATAACAAAAGAACCAATGGTTGTAGCACCTACAGCTCATCACTTCATGGGTGGAATAAAAATAGATACAGAATGTAAAACCAATATACCAAATCTTTTTGCAGCAGGAGAAGCAACATCAGGAGTACATGGAGCAAACAGACTTGGTGGAAATGCACTAGCAGACACTCAAGTATTTGGAAACATAGCAGGGGAATCAGCAGCAAAATGTGCTAAAAATACAACTCTTTTAATGCCTGATGAAAAACAAGTAGAAGATGAAATAAAAAGAATTAAAGATCTTCGCTGTGATGGAATATACAGACCATCAGACATAAAAAAAGAACTTGAAGAAATCATGTGGAAATACGTTGCAATAATACGAAGTGAAGAAGGACTACTAAAAGCACAGGAATGTCTTGATGAATTAGATGAAAAAACAAAAGATATGAAAGTACCATCATTTGATGAATTTAATGAAGAGTTAATCATAGCATTAGAACTTAAAAATATGATAAATCTATCACGACTTATTGTAAAATCAGCATCACTACGTAAAGAAAGTCGTGGAGCACACTATCGTTTAGATTATCCAGATAAAAATGATATGGAATTTCTTAAAAGCTTTATATTAAATAAAGATGATCCTGAATTTAAAACAATAAAACGTGGATTATTTGATGATTAA
- a CDS encoding fumarylacetoacetate hydrolase family protein produces the protein MKYIRYQKDDKIHIGVINPGNTTITPLEYDTIFDAIENESDVKAKIESLHDYDIVKLSDVKILPVCTPSKVVCVGLNYTDHAEELNMNLPDEPLLFIKPSTAVIGDHDTIIYPDSSKQLDYEGELGVVILDKTKDTDDATSHIAGYTVVNDVTARDLQQKDGQWTRAKSFDTFAPIGPVISTDIDPMTLNITTSVNGEIKQASNTSNMIFSPRKLVEYVSKIMTLNPGDIIATGTPPGVGQLHVGDKVSVTIEDIGTLENTVKKIIKS, from the coding sequence ATGAAATACATAAGATATCAGAAAGATGACAAGATACATATTGGAGTAATAAATCCAGGAAATACAACAATAACACCACTAGAATATGATACAATATTTGATGCAATAGAAAATGAGTCTGATGTAAAAGCAAAAATAGAATCACTACATGACTATGACATAGTAAAACTCAGTGATGTTAAAATACTACCTGTATGTACACCATCAAAAGTTGTATGTGTAGGACTAAATTATACAGATCATGCAGAAGAATTAAATATGAATTTGCCTGATGAACCATTATTATTTATTAAACCATCAACTGCTGTGATTGGTGATCATGATACAATAATATATCCAGATTCATCAAAACAACTAGACTATGAAGGAGAACTGGGAGTTGTAATACTAGATAAAACCAAAGATACTGATGATGCAACTTCTCATATTGCAGGATACACAGTTGTAAATGATGTAACAGCACGAGATTTACAACAAAAAGATGGACAATGGACTAGGGCAAAATCATTTGATACATTTGCACCAATAGGACCTGTTATATCAACAGATATTGATCCAATGACACTTAATATTACAACAAGTGTTAATGGTGAAATTAAACAAGCATCAAACACATCAAATATGATCTTCTCACCACGAAAACTGGTTGAATATGTATCAAAAATCATGACATTAAATCCTGGTGATATCATAGCAACGGGAACACCACCAGGTGTAGGACAACTACATGTAGGTGATAAGGTATCTGTAACAATAGAAGATATTGGAACACTAGAAAACACAGTAAAAAAAATAATAAAAAGTTAA
- the hisG gene encoding ATP phosphoribosyltransferase encodes MNIRIALPSKGRISGPAVELLEKAGIGLTDNSNRKLFSNTFDPEISVMFTRAADIPEYVADGAADMGITGYDLVLEKDVDVEILEDLNFGTTRLVIAAPEDSPIKTKEDLKEIKTIATEFPTITRKYLKDNDIDAKILSLSGATEVAPLIGVADVISDLTSTGTTLKMNHLREIDTIISSSVRLIANKDSMKEKYEKIEEIETGIIGVLHADGKKLIMANVNKNDLEDVKDAMPGMSGPTVSEVYGNPNVVAVHSVISEKEVFKTINKLRKVGARDLLVIPIERILEDIQ; translated from the coding sequence CAGACAACTCTAATCGAAAACTATTTTCAAACACATTTGACCCAGAAATAAGTGTAATGTTCACACGAGCTGCAGACATACCAGAATATGTGGCAGATGGAGCAGCAGACATGGGAATAACAGGGTATGATCTAGTACTTGAAAAAGATGTAGATGTAGAAATACTAGAAGATCTAAACTTTGGAACAACACGCCTTGTAATAGCAGCACCAGAAGATTCACCAATAAAAACAAAAGAAGATCTAAAAGAAATAAAAACAATAGCAACAGAATTTCCAACAATAACTAGAAAATACCTCAAAGATAATGATATTGATGCAAAAATTCTATCACTAAGCGGAGCTACAGAAGTAGCACCACTAATTGGCGTTGCTGATGTAATATCAGATCTTACAAGTACAGGAACAACACTAAAAATGAATCATCTACGAGAAATTGATACAATCATATCAAGTAGTGTACGATTAATTGCAAATAAAGACAGTATGAAAGAAAAATATGAAAAAATTGAAGAAATAGAAACAGGAATAATTGGAGTACTACATGCTGATGGTAAAAAACTAATAATGGCAAATGTAAATAAAAATGATCTTGAAGATGTAAAAGATGCAATGCCAGGTATGAGTGGACCTACAGTATCAGAAGTATATGGAAATCCAAATGTTGTTGCAGTACATTCAGTAATATCAGAAAAAGAAGTTTTTAAGACAATAAATAAACTACGAAAAGTTGGAGCAAGAGACTTACTTGTTATACCAATAGAACGAATACTTGAAGATATACAGTGA